A single window of Arcobacter venerupis DNA harbors:
- the speA gene encoding biosynthetic arginine decarboxylase, whose amino-acid sequence MGNYGIDIWSDDNFIIEDGLAKINYDCKPSLISIVKDIRKQDFKGPLLLRFPHITEKQINTLYNTFNASIKEYDYKGTFNAVFPLKVNQLPNFIHPLIAEGKNFNYGLEAGSKAELVIAMTYNNVGSPITVNGFKDKEMIHLGFIAKSMGHNITIIIEGLNELEIIIEVLNETKMECPNIGLRVRLHSGGSGLWAKSGGINSKFGLTSTEILEAYELMEDNNLVKHLTMIHFHIGSAMNSIKPLKKALRESGHIYAELKNLGATNLNSINIGGGLAVEYNAYERTRFYSLSEFSNDVIFTLKDIAKQKGVDEPNIFTESGRFISAASTVLIAPVLELFSAEYDFDHLKLKPSNPPLIQELNDLYRDMTKKTAYEYMHDSIDHMESLLTLFDLGYIDLQDRSNAEVLTHQVIKKAISLLEIDDYEELKKLDENIQEKYLLNFSLFQSLPDYWGIDQEFPIMPITHLDKKPTRSASLWDITCDSDGELPFDIKKPLYLHDVNLNKEDYFIGFFNVGAYQDTLGMKHNLFSHPTEVNIVFKDNKVVLEKILESQKIIDILEDIDYDTDNIKDILRKNLNDHNYKDMERYLNENSYLKTSWSYRE is encoded by the coding sequence GTGGGTAATTACGGTATTGACATCTGGAGTGATGATAATTTTATAATTGAAGATGGACTTGCAAAAATAAACTATGACTGCAAACCATCACTGATTTCTATAGTTAAAGATATAAGAAAACAAGATTTTAAAGGTCCATTACTTTTAAGGTTTCCACATATAACAGAAAAGCAAATAAATACACTATACAATACATTTAATGCAAGTATTAAAGAATATGATTATAAGGGAACATTTAATGCTGTTTTCCCTTTAAAAGTTAATCAACTTCCTAACTTTATTCATCCACTTATTGCTGAGGGTAAAAACTTTAATTATGGGCTAGAAGCTGGAAGTAAGGCTGAACTTGTTATTGCAATGACCTACAATAATGTTGGTTCTCCAATAACGGTAAATGGATTCAAAGATAAAGAGATGATTCACCTAGGTTTCATTGCAAAAAGTATGGGTCATAATATCACAATAATTATTGAAGGCTTAAATGAATTGGAAATAATTATAGAGGTTTTAAATGAAACCAAAATGGAGTGTCCTAATATAGGATTAAGAGTTAGACTACATAGTGGTGGAAGTGGCCTATGGGCGAAAAGTGGAGGGATTAATTCTAAATTTGGATTAACTTCTACTGAGATATTAGAAGCATATGAATTAATGGAAGATAATAATCTAGTTAAGCATTTAACAATGATTCATTTTCATATTGGTTCTGCTATGAATTCTATTAAACCTTTGAAAAAAGCTTTAAGGGAATCTGGACATATTTATGCTGAACTTAAAAACTTAGGTGCAACTAATTTAAACTCAATTAATATTGGTGGTGGATTAGCAGTTGAATATAATGCTTATGAAAGAACAAGATTTTACTCTTTAAGTGAGTTTTCAAATGATGTTATATTTACGTTAAAAGATATTGCAAAACAAAAAGGGGTTGATGAACCAAATATCTTTACAGAATCAGGAAGATTTATTTCGGCTGCCTCAACAGTTTTAATAGCTCCTGTGCTTGAATTATTTTCTGCAGAATATGATTTTGACCATCTAAAACTTAAACCCTCAAATCCTCCTTTAATTCAAGAGTTAAATGATTTATATAGAGATATGACAAAAAAAACTGCTTATGAATATATGCATGATAGTATTGATCATATGGAATCTTTATTAACGCTATTTGATTTAGGTTATATTGATTTGCAAGATAGATCAAATGCAGAAGTTTTAACTCATCAAGTTATCAAAAAAGCTATCTCGTTGCTCGAAATAGATGATTATGAAGAGTTAAAAAAACTTGATGAAAATATTCAAGAAAAATATCTATTAAATTTTTCTTTATTCCAATCACTTCCTGATTATTGGGGAATTGACCAAGAATTCCCAATTATGCCAATAACACATCTTGATAAAAAACCAACAAGAAGTGCATCTTTATGGGATATTACTTGTGATAGTGATGGAGAGTTGCCATTTGATATAAAAAAACCTTTATATTTACATGATGTGAATTTAAATAAAGAAGACTATTTCATAGGTTTCTTTAATGTAGGGGCTTATCAAGATACTTTAGGAATGAAACATAACTTATTTTCACATCCAACAGAAGTAAATATTGTATTTAAAGATAATAAAGTTGTTTTAGAAAAGATTTTAGAATCTCAAAAAATTATTGATATATTAGAAGATATTGATTACGATACTGACAATATAAAAGATATTTTAAGAAAAAATTTAAATGATCATAATTATAAAGATATGGAAAGATATCTAAATGAGAATAGTTATTTAAAAACAAGTTGGAGTTATCGTGAGTAA
- the hisS gene encoding histidine--tRNA ligase, producing MTNKTIQSLRGMKDIVNEESTLFTYFIENASNIAKNYGFSYIETPLLEETALFKRSVGESSDIVNKEMYQFIDKGENDVCLRPEGTAGVVRHFVEKKLDRAGGNYKWYYYGPMFRYERPQKGRLREFHQFGCEVFGIDSVFEDANIIIMLKEILDFFGIGFTLKLNSLGCNICMPPYKENLVKHLTTFKEELCEDCNRRILTNPIRVLDCKNEKCQLLLYNAPKITTSLCESCNTDFEKLKEILDFNNIKYEIDSNLVRGLDYYNKTAFEFVSNEIGAQSAIAGGGRYDRLVEFLGGKSTSGIGFAIGIERLLELIKMPQCNQDIVYIGALDEASLNTVVKMANQKRKTTKTLVEYAPRSFGKHFGLAEKLGANIVALIGENELKNGTIYIKDLKTKEEKNLKLEDF from the coding sequence ATGACTAATAAGACAATACAAAGTTTAAGGGGAATGAAAGATATTGTAAATGAAGAAAGTACTTTATTTACTTACTTTATTGAGAATGCTTCAAATATTGCTAAAAATTATGGTTTTTCGTATATTGAAACACCCCTATTAGAGGAAACAGCTTTATTCAAAAGATCAGTTGGTGAGAGTTCAGATATCGTAAATAAAGAGATGTATCAGTTTATTGATAAAGGTGAAAATGATGTTTGTTTAAGACCAGAAGGTACTGCTGGTGTTGTAAGACATTTTGTTGAAAAGAAACTTGATCGGGCTGGTGGAAACTATAAGTGGTATTATTATGGTCCTATGTTTAGATATGAAAGACCTCAAAAAGGAAGACTTAGAGAATTTCACCAATTTGGTTGTGAAGTTTTTGGTATTGATTCTGTATTTGAAGATGCAAATATTATCATTATGTTAAAAGAAATTCTTGATTTTTTTGGTATTGGATTTACATTAAAATTAAATTCTCTTGGTTGTAATATTTGTATGCCACCATATAAAGAAAACCTAGTTAAACATTTAACAACTTTTAAAGAAGAACTATGTGAAGACTGTAATAGAAGGATTTTAACAAATCCAATTAGAGTTTTAGACTGTAAAAATGAAAAGTGTCAATTACTATTATACAATGCTCCAAAAATCACAACAAGTTTATGTGAATCTTGTAATACAGATTTTGAAAAACTAAAAGAGATATTAGACTTTAACAATATTAAATATGAAATAGATTCAAATTTAGTTAGAGGTTTAGATTATTATAATAAAACCGCATTTGAATTTGTAAGTAATGAAATTGGTGCTCAAAGTGCAATAGCAGGTGGTGGAAGATATGATAGATTAGTTGAATTTTTGGGCGGAAAATCTACAAGTGGAATTGGATTTGCAATAGGAATCGAAAGATTATTAGAACTCATAAAGATGCCACAATGTAATCAAGATATTGTATATATTGGAGCTTTAGATGAAGCATCTTTAAATACGGTAGTAAAAATGGCAAATCAAAAGAGAAAAACAACGAAAACTTTAGTAGAATACGCACCAAGAAGTTTCGGAAAACATTTTGGATTAGCTGAAAAACTTGGAGCTAATATTGTGGCATTAATTGGTGAAAATGAGCTAAAAAATGGAACTATCTATATAAAAGATTTAAAAACAAAAGAAGAAAAAAATTTAAAATTAGAGGATTTTTAA
- a CDS encoding sulfite exporter TauE/SafE family protein, protein MNLELAIFGIITGFSSGFFGIGGGTILVPLLLMLGYVMKEAVAISIMQMVFSSIYGSFLNAKKAKDVIKDGVILGIGGSFGGMISGYIVPNLSNEFLQYLFIAILIFSIIKIFYSPAIHTDKKETKNAYILLLIGAGIGILAMSIGVGGSILLTPILVGYLKYDLKAATALGLFFVIFSSIAGFISTSYQGQMLFVEGATVGIGSLIGVYFGIKVKDIVKATSYKNYVLLLNIIVLVIMLYKTI, encoded by the coding sequence TTGAATTTAGAACTTGCAATATTTGGAATAATTACAGGATTTTCTTCTGGTTTTTTTGGAATTGGTGGAGGAACAATATTAGTTCCTTTACTTTTAATGCTTGGGTATGTTATGAAAGAAGCCGTTGCTATATCAATTATGCAAATGGTTTTTTCTTCTATTTATGGCTCTTTTTTAAATGCAAAAAAAGCTAAAGATGTTATTAAAGATGGAGTAATTTTAGGAATTGGTGGCTCTTTTGGAGGAATGATAAGTGGATATATTGTGCCAAATCTTTCAAATGAATTTTTACAATATCTTTTCATTGCTATTTTGATTTTTTCAATAATTAAAATTTTTTATTCCCCTGCTATTCATACTGATAAAAAAGAGACAAAAAATGCATATATTCTACTTCTAATTGGAGCTGGTATTGGTATTCTTGCTATGAGTATTGGTGTTGGAGGATCTATTTTATTAACTCCAATATTAGTTGGTTATTTAAAATATGATTTAAAAGCAGCAACTGCTTTAGGATTATTTTTTGTAATCTTTTCTTCAATAGCTGGATTTATATCAACTTCATATCAGGGACAAATGTTATTTGTTGAAGGTGCAACAGTAGGTATTGGTTCACTTATTGGAGTATATTTTGGAATAAAAGTTAAAGACATTGTAAAAGCAACTTCTTACAAAAATTATGTTTTGCTTTTAAATATTATTGTTTTGGTTATCATGCTTTATAAGACTATTTAG
- the cysE gene encoding serine O-acetyltransferase has protein sequence MSFWAQLKEDFYVPKNNDPALDTNLELFFNYPGVWAIINYRIANKLYYKGWKKLSRVISGISSFLTKTDIHPACTIGRRVFIDHAIGVVIGATAIVEDDVLIYQGVTLGGVSLNKGKRHPTVRSNTVIGSGAKVLGNITIGVNSKIGANSVVVCDVPDNSTAVGVPAKIIKRDNKICKMEHGDLPDINKEMFKYLLDRIHLVETALKEEDGIDLTQKDEKLESDYNNFIEAMNSIKKA, from the coding sequence ATATCATTTTGGGCGCAATTAAAAGAAGATTTTTATGTTCCTAAAAATAATGACCCAGCACTAGATACTAATTTAGAACTATTTTTTAACTATCCAGGTGTTTGGGCAATTATAAACTATAGAATTGCAAATAAACTCTATTATAAAGGTTGGAAAAAATTATCTAGAGTAATTAGTGGAATATCAAGTTTTCTAACAAAAACAGATATTCATCCAGCTTGTACAATAGGCAGAAGAGTTTTTATTGACCATGCAATTGGTGTTGTAATTGGTGCAACTGCTATTGTTGAAGATGATGTTTTAATTTATCAAGGTGTGACTCTTGGTGGAGTTAGTTTAAATAAAGGAAAACGTCACCCAACTGTTAGATCAAATACAGTTATAGGAAGTGGAGCTAAGGTTTTAGGAAATATTACAATTGGTGTAAACTCTAAAATTGGAGCAAACTCAGTTGTTGTATGTGATGTTCCTGATAATTCAACTGCTGTCGGTGTTCCTGCAAAAATTATCAAAAGAGATAATAAAATCTGCAAAATGGAACATGGTGATTTACCAGACATTAACAAAGAGATGTTCAAATATCTTCTTGATAGAATTCATTTAGTTGAGACTGCTTTAAAAGAAGAAGATGGTATTGATTTAACGCAAAAAGACGAAAAATTAGAAAGTGATTATAATAATTTCATTGAAGCTATGAATTCTATTAAAAAGGCTTAA
- a CDS encoding DEAD/DEAH box helicase, with protein MPFLNLGLSNNINKALDENAYTNPTPIQEKVIPLILQNKDIMAKAQTGSGKTASFVLPILQLLLNKEDKERKKKAKISTLVLTPTRELALQVSKAFIDFSIYFDNKPKVVSVIGGESLTQQLLDIQKGCDIVVATTGRLLDILDKKQINLSTLEFFVLDEADKMLDLGFEKELEQLLESLPKNRQNLLFSATYPQKMLNIASKITSNAQEIFVEDETQTVQTINQRAIEVNKENRSALLRNLIQKHSWEQILVFMANKRSCDNIALKFRKYGLNAVSFHADLTQEERSETLQDFKNKKIKILFATDIAARGLHIDDISCVVNFDLPRATADYVHRIGRTGRAGKSGEAISFIGLEDFEHFSLIEKRCEIKLEKEQIEGFELIGTPIKKEKGSEPVKGKRKSKKDKLREKSL; from the coding sequence ATGCCATTTTTAAATTTGGGTCTTAGTAATAATATAAATAAAGCACTTGATGAAAATGCTTACACAAATCCAACTCCTATTCAAGAAAAAGTAATTCCTCTTATTCTTCAAAACAAAGACATAATGGCAAAAGCTCAAACAGGTAGTGGGAAAACTGCAAGTTTTGTTTTGCCAATTTTGCAACTATTATTAAATAAAGAAGATAAAGAGCGTAAAAAAAAGGCAAAAATATCAACTTTGGTTTTAACTCCAACAAGAGAATTAGCCCTTCAAGTATCAAAGGCTTTTATTGATTTTTCTATATATTTTGATAATAAACCAAAAGTTGTAAGTGTCATAGGTGGAGAAAGTCTTACACAACAACTTTTGGATATACAAAAAGGTTGTGATATTGTTGTGGCAACTACTGGAAGATTACTTGATATACTTGATAAAAAACAAATAAATTTATCTACTCTTGAGTTTTTTGTTTTAGATGAAGCTGATAAGATGCTTGATTTAGGATTTGAAAAAGAGTTAGAACAACTTTTAGAATCACTTCCAAAAAATAGACAAAATCTACTTTTTTCTGCAACATATCCACAAAAAATGTTAAATATTGCTTCAAAGATTACAAGTAATGCTCAAGAGATTTTTGTAGAAGATGAAACTCAAACAGTTCAAACTATAAATCAAAGGGCAATAGAGGTAAATAAAGAGAACAGAAGCGCACTTCTACGAAATTTAATACAAAAGCATTCATGGGAGCAAATACTTGTTTTTATGGCTAATAAACGCTCTTGTGACAATATCGCTTTAAAGTTTAGAAAATATGGATTAAATGCTGTTTCTTTTCATGCAGATTTAACTCAAGAAGAAAGAAGTGAAACTTTACAAGATTTTAAAAATAAAAAAATCAAGATTTTATTTGCAACAGATATAGCAGCTCGAGGTTTGCACATAGATGATATTTCTTGTGTTGTAAATTTTGATTTACCAAGAGCAACAGCTGATTATGTTCATAGAATTGGAAGAACAGGCCGAGCTGGTAAAAGTGGGGAAGCTATCTCTTTTATTGGGTTAGAAGATTTTGAACATTTCTCTTTAATTGAAAAAAGATGTGAGATAAAATTAGAAAAAGAGCAAATAGAAGGTTTTGAACTAATTGGTACACCAATAAAGAAAGAAAAAGGATCTGAGCCTGTAAAAGGTAAAAGAAAAAGTAAAAAAGATAAATTAAGAGAGAAATCTTTATAA